The genomic interval CGTACGGCCGTGGAAGTTGTTGCCCGCCACGACGATCTTTGCCCGGCCGTCGCGCACTCCCTTCACCTTGTAACCCCACTTGCGGGCCGTCTTCACGGCGGTCTCCACCGCCTCGGCCCCGGTGTTCATCGGCAGCACCATGTCCATGCCGCACAACTCGGCGAGCTGCGTACAGAAGTCGGCGAACCGGTCGTGGTGGAAAGCCCTGGAGGTCAGCGTCACTCTCTCCAGCTGCGCCTTGGCCGCGTCGATCAGCCGGCGGTTGCCGTGCCCGAAGTTGAGCGCCGAGTACCCGGCGAGCATGTCGAGGTAGCGGCGCCCCTCGACATCGGTCATCCAGGCGCCGTCCGCCGACGCCACGACGACGGGCAGCGGGTGATAGGTGTGCGCACAGTGCGCCTCCGCGGAGGCAATGGCAGCGTTAGTGGTCGGCACGGGGTCTCCGATCGTCGAGAGAATCCATCCGGTGAGGGGCAGGGGATGGTGCCCCTTTCTATCGTCGCTCGCATGGCGGACAAGGAAACCTTCCGCGGCGGCGCGCCCGCTAGGGTGTGTACGCACGGCGACTGGCGTACGCGGAACGAACCGCGGGGAAGCCGTGCGCGAGAACCGCACGAGGTGCCGCCCGCCTGGGCACCCCGGGATCCCGACCGGACACTGACCGCTCGCCCCCGGAGGACGCCATGACGCTCCCGCTCAGCCACCCCGCCCTGTCTGCGACCGACCCCGAACTGGCCGCCCTGGTCGGCGCCGAGGAACAGCTGCAGGCCGACACCCTGCGCCTGATCCCCAGCGAGAACTACGTCTCGCAGGCCGTACTCGAAGCCTCCGGCACCGTCCTGCAGAACAAGTACAGCGAGGGCTACGCAGGCCGCCGCTACTACGAGGGCCAACAGAACATCGACCAGGTCGAACGCCTCGCCACCGCCCGCGCCAAGGCCCTGTTCGGCGTCGACCACGCCAACGTCCAGCCCTACTCGGGCTCCCCGGCCAACCTCGCCGTCTACCTCGCCTTCGCCGAGCCCGGCGACACCGTGATGGGCATGGCCCTCCCGATGGGCGGCCACCTCACCCACGGCTGGGGCGTCTCGGTCACCGGCAAGTGGTTCCGCGGCGTCCAGTACGGCGTACGCCAGACTGCGAATCCTGAAACGAATGGCCGCATCGACTTCGATGAGGTGCGCGACCTCGCCCTCAAGGAGCGCCCGAAGCTGATCTTCTGCGGCGGTACCGCCCTTCCCCGCACCATCGACTTCGCCGCCTTCGCGGAGATCGCCCGCGAGTCCGGTGCCGTGCTCGTCGCCGACGTCGCCCACATCGCGGGCCTGATCGTCGGCGGCGCTCACCCCTCCCCGGTCCCGCACGCCGACGTGATCTCCACGACCACCCACAAGACGCTGCGCGGTCCGCGCGGCGCGATGCTGATGTCCCGCGAGGAACACGCGAAGGCCATCGACAAGGCGGTGTTCCCCGGCCTCCAGGGCGGCCCGCACAACCAGACCACAGCGGCCATCGCCGTCGCCCTCCACGAGGCGGCCCAGCCCTCCTTCCGTGACTACGCGCACGCGGTCGTGGCCAACGCCAAGGCGCTTGCCGAGGCTCTGCTCGCCCGGGGCTTCGACCTGGTCTCCGGCGGCACGGACAACCACCTGATCCTGATGGACCTCACCAACAAGGACGTGCCGGGCAAGGTGGCGGCCAAGGCCCTCGACCGGGCCGGGATCGTCGTCAACTACAACACCGTCCCGTACGACCCGCGGAAGCCCTTCGACCCCTCCGGCATCCGCATCGGCACCCCCTCCCTCACCTCGCGCGGTCTCGGCACGGAGCACATGCCGGCCGTCGCCGACTGGATCGACCGAGGGGTCACCGCCGCCCGCACGGGCGACGAGGACGCACTGGCCGGCATCCGCGCCGAGGTCGCCGACCTCATGGCCGCCTTCCCCGCACCGGGCCTCCCGACGGACTGACCCCGAGCCGACGCCTCTGCCCAACCTCCTTCACATGTCGATGAGTTGACGTCGTGGTCCCGGTGGGTCTGTGCCCCGCCGGGCCGCGTCGCCGCGCCGCACCAGCACGGTCCCGCCGAAGCCGATCAGAACCCCGGCTGCCAGCCCCGGTATCGACCACCACCAGCCGGTGCTGTCCCCGGGCCCCGTGGAAGCGGCCTCGGGCGGCGCAGCTGCCTCTTCGGATTCCTGAGAGCCGCTCCCGCTCACCCGCGCCGCCGACGGGCCGTCCAGTACGCCGAGTTTCTTCAGCAGTGCGCGTAACTGCGCCGGGTCTTCGGCCTCGTGCCAGCGTTCCCCGTCGGCGGACGGGTCCTCCGTCACCGTGCTGACCCATATCGGTCCGTCCGACTTCGGCAGAAACACATGGTTGACCCGCCACACGGACACGTCGTGGCTCAGCCAGGTCACCGTGACCTGGCGCCATGCGCCGCCCTCTTCCAGGGTCTCGGGGGCGAGCTCCGACGGCCGTTCTGCCACTCCTCCCGAGCGCAAGGGCCCGAGGTTCTTCTCCAACTCCCGGTATGGGGAGGCGGTGTAGTAGAGCGAACTCGTCCGGCCGCTCTCGGGCGAGACCACCAGCACACTGGTCGGCCCGCCCGCCACGGCCTGCGATGCGCACAGCACGGTCGTCGTGAGTACCGCCCCGACAACGGCGGCAAGTCGTTGCAGCAGTCGCATGATTCCCCCATCCGACGTACCCGCACTGCCTGTCTGCACTGCGGTGTCACTTCTCATACACCGCTCGGTCCGCGCAGGTTCCCCCTCAGTCGGCGGATTCCCCAGCAGATTTCGAGGCGGTTTCCGCGAGGTCCACCGCGCGCTCCATCGACGTGACGCCTTCGAGCCGCAGCGTCAGATCCCCGGCCCGCTGCCAGACCAGCGTCGGCCCGGCCGACCTGACCTTCCGCGCGTACGGGCGGCCGTCCTCGTCCACCAGCCGCAGCGTCAGCCGGTGGCGCTCCGGGAACCACAGGGCCGTCCGCCCGTCCACCTCCGTGTACTCGGCGGGCACCGGCGTCGCCTTGTAGAACACGGGGTCGATGGCCGCCCGGAACTCGTCGATCCGGACCGTCCGCCCACCCTCCGTCCGCCAGCACACCGACAGCACCCGCCGGTCACGCGACACCGAGGCCGCGACCGGCTTGCCCAGCCCGCGCGGCAGCACCGGGTCGAAGCCCGCCCGCAGCGCCGCCTCGGCCACCGTCAGCCCGCCCCGGCAGTCGGGCGCCCCGGCCCCGGGCGGCCCGGGCGGCGGCGACGCCGTCGGGTCGTACCGCACGTCCACGCCGCCGAAACCGAACCAGTCCGCGACCGCGGCCCGTACCGGGGGCGTGAGCACCAGCACGACCAGCAGCCCGGACAGGGCAGCGGCCACCGCCCGCCACCTCCGCCGCGCCCAGGCCCGCAGCCGCTCGCCGCGCGCAGGGGGCCGCGCCACCGGTACGGCGACCGCCTCCGCGACGATCTGCGCCAGCACCCGCTCGGCCATCGTCGGCCCGTCGACGTCCGGACTCCTCATCCGGCGCCCCAGCTCGCGAAGCTCGTCGGCCAGCTCATGGCCAGCCTCCGGCAGGCCCGCGTGCCGCCCGTCCTGTCGCCCGTCCCGCCGCGCCTCCTGTCGCCCGTCGCGCCGCTCCTTCGGCCGCTCCTCATTCATGCTCATCACCCCCCTCCCGCTCGCACCGCTCGTCCCGTCCGTCCCACTCGTCCCGCATCCCCGGCAGAATCAGCCCCAGCTTCCGCAGCCCCCGGTTCAGCCGCGACTTCACTGTGCCCCGCGGCCAGCCCAGCGCCTCCGCCGTCTCCGCCTCGTCCATTTCCAGCAGATAGCGGTACGTCACGACCTGGCGCTGGTCCTCGTTCAGCTCATCCAGCGCCGCCAGCAACAGCGCACGCCGCTCCTCCTCCAGCGCCGCCACCGCCGGATCGGCCGATTCCGGTATCAGCGGCTCGGCGGCGAGCAGCGCGGCCTCCCGTCCCGTCGCCGCCCGCAGCCGTACCGCGGACCGAACTGTGTTTCTGGTCTCATTAGCGACAATCCGCAGCAACTACGGCCGGAAGGCCGAGCCGTCCCTGAAGCGCCCCAGCGACTGGTACGCCTTGAAGAAGGCCGTCTGCACCACGTCTTCCGCGTCCGAACCCGCTCCGAACGCCACGGCCGCCCTGAGCGCGATTCCTGTGTACGCGCGCACGAGTTCCGCGTACGCCTCGGGCTCCCCGGACCGTACGCGCGCGATCGCCGCAGCATCGTCGATGCCGATGCGGCCCCCCTCCAGGGTCCCCTCCCGCGTCCTCACACTCTTGATACACCGGAGAACCGAGCTGGGTTCCACACCTGAGAGAATGAGTTCATGGCCTCTGATCGTCCTCGCGTGCTCTCCGGCATCCAGCCCACCGCAGGCTCGTTCCACCTCGGCAACTACCTTGGCGCCGTGCGCCAGTGGGTCGCCCTGCAGGAATCCCACGACGCGTTCTACATGGTCGTCGACCTGCACGCGATCACCGTTCCGCAGGACCCCGCCGCGCTCCGCGCCAACACCCGGCTCGCCGTCGCCCAGCTGCTGGCCGCCGGCCTCGACCCGGACCGCTGCACGCTCTTCGTCCAGAGCCACGTCCCCGAGCACGCCCAGCTCGGCTGGGTCATGAACTGCTTCACCGGCTTTGGTGAGGCGTCCCGTATGACGCAGTTCAAGGACAAGTCCGCCAAGCAGGGCTCCGACCGCGCGACCGTCGGCCTCTTCACGTACCCGATCCTCCAGGTCGCGGACATCCTGCTGTACCAGGCAGACCAGGTCCCGGTCGGCGAGGACCAGCGCCAGCACATCGAGCTGACCCGCGACCTCGCCGAGCGCTTCAACGGCCGGTTCGGCGACACGTTCACCGTCCCGGCGCCGTACATCCTCAAGGAGACGGGCAAGATCTTCGATCTCCAGGACCCGGCGATCAAGATGAGCAAGTCGGCGTCGACGCCGAAGGGCCTGATCAACCTCCTCGACGAGCCCAAGGCCACCGCCAAGAAGATCAAGAGTGCGGTCACGGACACGGACACCGTGATCCGTTACGACGCTGTCGAGAAGCCGGGCGTCAGCAACCTGCTCTCCATCTACTCCACGCTCACCGGCGCCACCGTCGCCGAGCTGGAGAAGAAGTACGAGGGCAAGATGTACGGCGCGCTGAAAACGGACCTCGCCGAGGTGATGGTGGACTTCGTCACGCCGTTCAGGACCCGCACCCAGGAATATCTGGACGACCCGGAGACGCTGGACTCAATCCTGGCCAAGGGCGCCGAAAAGGCCCGCGCAGTAGCCGCCGAGACCCTTGCCCAGGCCTACGACAAGGTCGGTCTCCTGCCCGCCAAGCACTGACCCGCCCAGCGCGGAGCGGACGCCCACAGGGGCCGGGCACAAGGCTCTGACCAAGGACTCTGGCCACAAGGGCGCCGCGCCCGCCACACTGCACACTGGCAGAACCACACAGGACAGCACCACAGGACGTACCGGACTACGGAGGAGAACGACATGGGGACCGTAACGCTCGGCGTTTCGATCGCGGTCCCGGAGCCGTACGGCAGCCTGCTCCAGCAGCGGCGCGCGAGCTTCGGGGATCCTGCCGCGCACGGCATCCCCACGCATGTCACCCTCCTCCCGCCGACCGAGATCGACGCCTCGCTGCTGCCCGCGGTCGAGGCGCATCTCGCCGCGGTCGCGGCGTCGGGCCGCTCGTTCCCGATGCGGCTGTCCGGCACCGGTACGTTCCGCCCGCTCTCCCCGGTCGTCTTTGTGCAGGTCGTGGAAGGCGCGGCGGCCTGCGCGTGGCTCCAGAAGCGGGTCAGGGACGCGTCGGGCCCGCTCGTGCGCGAGCTGCACTTCCCGTACCACCCGCACGTCACGGTCGCCCACGGCATCTCCGAAGAGGGCATGGACCGGGCGTACGAGGAGCTCTCGGAGTACGAGGCGGAGTGGGCCTGCAGCGGTTTCGCGCTGTACGAGCAGGGGGCGGACGGCGTGTGGCGCAAGCTCTGCGAGTACGCGTTCGGGGGTGGCACGGCGGGTGTCGTGCCTGCGCAGAATTCACCGGTCGATGAACCGGCGGCGCCTTCACTGCGGTCCTGAGCCTCTGGGGTCCTCAAGCGCCGGACGGCTCAGTATGCGCTCATGCGCCTGAACAGCGGCCTCGGTACGTGGCGCAGTGCCGACATCACCAGGCGCAGCGCTCCCGGCACCCACACCGTCTCCGAGCGCCGTCGCAGGCCCAGCTCGATCGCCGCCGCGACCGCCTCCGGGGTCGTCGCCAGGGGGGTCTCCGCGCGGCCCGCCGTCATTTTCGACCGTACGAATCCGGGGCGTACGACCATCACGTGCACGCCTGTCCCGTGCAGTGCGTCGCCGAGCCCCTGTGTGAACGCGTCCAGGCCCGCCTTGCTCGACCCATAGATGAAATTCGCGCGGCGGGCGCGCTCGCCCGCCACCGATGACAGTACGACCAGCGATCCGTGGCCCTGCTCCTGGAGAGCGTTCGCACACACGAGGCCTGCCGAGACGGCGCCCGTGTAGTTGGTCTGCGCGACCCGGACCGCCGCCAGTGGCTCCGCCTCGTCGCGCGCCTGGTCGCCGAGGATCCCGAAGGCCAGCAGCACCATGTCGATGTCCCCCTCGGCGAAGACCTTGCCGAGCACCTCTTCGTGCGACGTGGAGTCGAGGGCGTCGAAGGCGACGGTACGCACGTCGGCGCCCAGCGCGCGCAGCCCCGCAGCGGCCGATTCGAGGGCGGGGGAGGGCCGCCCTGCCAGCCAGACCGTACGGGTGCGGCGGGCCACCAGGCGGCGGGCCGTTGCGAGGCCGATCGCCGACGTACCGCCGAGAATGAGCAGGGACTGAGGGGTGCCGAAGGCGTCCTTCATGGATGAGCTCCTGGTACGTCAGAGGGAGAGGCGGCGGGAGAGGTCTGACGTGAACACGCCCAAGGGGTCCAACTCGGCCCTCAGCGCACGGAATCGGGCCAGTTTCGGATACATCGGCGCCAGCATCTCGGGCCGCAGCCGGGAGTCCTTGGCCAGGTAGACACGCCCCCCGGCCGCCGCGACCTCCTCGTCCAGCTCGTCGAGGAACGCGCCGAGCCCGGACAGGTTCGCCGGGATGTCCAGGGCCAGCGTCCAGCCGGGCATCGGAAAGGACAGCCACCCCGGATCGCCGTCGCCGAACCACTTCAGCACGGCGAGGAACGACGGGCACCCCCGCCCGCCGCCCGTACAGGAGGAGATGCGCCGGACGATGCGGCGCAGGGCGTCCTCCTGCCCGTACCCGACGACGAACTGGTACTGAACGAACCCGCTGCGCCCGTAGAGCCGGTTCCAGTGCGGTACGCCGTCCAGCGGGTGGAAGAAGGCCGACAGCTTCTGGATTTCCCCGGTCCGGCGCGCGCGGGGGGCCGTGCGGTACCGGAGCTCGTTGAACAGGCCCACGGTCGTACGGCCGAGCAGCCCGTCCGGTACGAAGCGTGGCGCGGCGGGGAGCCGGCCGGGGCTGAAGGCGAGCGGCGACCGGCGGGCGCGCGACGGGAGCGCGTCCAGCGGGGCGTGCTCCCCGCGCGTGAGGACCGAGCGCCCCGTCGAGGCACCGCGCGCGAGCAGGTCGATCCAGGCGACCGAGTAGCGGTAGCGGTGGTCGTCGGCGGTGAGCCTGGCCATCAGGTCGTCCAGGTCACTTGCCCGTTCGGTGTCGACGCACATCAACGAGGTTTCGACGGGCAGCAGTTGGACGGTCGCGGAGAGGATGACGCCGGTCAGGCCCATGCCGCCCGCCGTCGCGTCGAAGAGATCGGTGCCGGACGGGACGGTGCGTACCTCGCCGTCGGCGGTGAGCAGGTCGAACGACAGGACATGGCGGGAGAAGGACCCCGACCCGTGGTGGTTCTTGCCGTGGATGTCCGCACCGATCGCGCCGCCGACGGTCACATACCGGGTCCCGGGCGTCACCGGTACGAACCAGCCGAGCGGCAGCAGCACTTCCATCAGCCGGTGCAGACTCACGCCCGCGTCGCACACCACGACGCCCGCCTCCGCGTCGATCCTGCGGATGCGGTCGAGGCCGGTCATGTCGAGCACGGAGCCGCCCGCGTTCTGCGCCGCGTCGCCGTACGCCCGCCCGAGGCCGCGTGCGATACCGCCGCGTGCGCCGTGCGCGGCGCATTCGACGACGGCGGCCGCCGCTTCCTCGTACGAACGCGGCCGGATCAGCCGGGCGGTGGTCGGGGCCGTGCGGCCCCAGCCGGTCACTGAGACGGTGTCGACAGACATGGCTCCGACCGTATCGCTCCGCCTGACCCCGTATAGCCCATAAAGGTGTCAATTGCGTGATTCACCCACCTTGTCGTGAATAGTGGGATTAACTGAAGTGGAGAGCGGGAGAGGGGTGACAGATGCGAGAAGCCGATCGCCGTCTGCTGTCGGCCATGCGGGACTGCGGTACGGACCCGCACGTTGCGGCCGCCGCCCGCGGGCTCTCCTGGTGCGGCGAGCACGGCGCCGTCTGGATCGCCGCCGGCCTCCTGGGCGCGGGCGCCGACCACGACCACCGCCGGGCCTGGCTGCGCGGTACGGCACTGATCGGCGCGGCACACCTCGCGAGCATGGCCGTCAAGCTGGCCGTACGCCGCGCGCGCCCCCAACTCCCCGCCCTGGAGCCCCTGGTACGTACCGCCGGGCGGCACTCCTTCCCCAGCTCGCACGCGGCTTCGGCGGCCGCCGCCGCGGTGGCCTTCGGCGCGCTGCGCCCCGGCGGCGGCAACATCGCGGCGCCGCTGGCCGCAGCCATGTGCGTGTCCCGGCTGGTCGCCGGCGTGCACTACCCGACCGATGTCGCGGCGGGCGCCCTGCTCGGCGGGCTCACGGCCGGGCTCGGGGCGGCCTGGATGACGCGGCCGGCCGCCGCGCCCGACGGGGGAGCAGGGAGTGTCTGAGCGCGGCATCACGGCACTGGTCACCCAGCCCCTGCACTCCCCGCCGGGAGACCCCGTCCGCCGCTCCCTGAGCCTGTCCGGAGGGCTGCTGCGCACCGCGCGCCCCCGCCAGTGGGTCAAGAACACCCTGGTCGTCGCCGCGCCCGCCGCCGCCGGAGAACTGGCTTCCCGGCACACCCTCACCCAACTGGCCGTGGTCTTCGTACTGTTCACCGCCGCCGCGTCCGCCGTCTACCTCATCAACGACGCGCGCGACGCCGAAGCCGACCGTGCCCACCCCGTCAAGTGCCGCCGCGCCGTCGCCGCCGGACAGGTGCCCGCATCCGTCGCGTACACCGCAGGGTTCCTGCTCGCGCTGCTCGCGCCCGCTGCCGCCGTCCTGCTCTGCAATCCGATGACCGCCGCCCTGTTGACGGTGTACGTCGTCATGCAACTCGCGTACTGCATATGGTTCAAACACGTACTCGTCGTCGATCTGGTCGTCGTCACCAGCGGATTCCTGATGCGCGCGATGATCGGCGGCGTCGCCCTGCAGATCCCCCTCTCCCGCTGGTTCCTGATCACCGCGGGCTTCGGCGCGCTCTTCATGGTCGCCGCCAAGCGCTACTCGGAGGCCGTGCAGATGGAGGACCGGGCGCAGTCGCCCGGCGCCACCCGGGCGCTGCTCGGCGAATACACCACCGGATACCTGCGCTTCGTATGGCAGTTGGCGGCAGGCGTCGCCGTGCTCGGCTACTGCCTGTGGGCGCTGGAGAGCGGCGGCACCGCCAACGGCAGCCTGCTGCCCTGGCGTCAGCTCTCGCTGATCGCCTTCATCCTCGCGGTGCTGCGGTACGCCGTCTTCGCCGACCGGGGCACGGCGGGAGCACCTGCGGCCAGGACACTGGATCTCGCGACGGAGGGTAAGCGCATCCCATGGACTGGCTGAAGAAACTGCCCGTCGTCGGCCCCCTCGTGACACGGCTGATGGTCACTCACGCCTGGCACACGTACGAGACACTCGACCGTGTCCACTGGACCCGGCTGGCCGCCGCGATCACCTTCATCAGCTTCCTGGCACTCTTCCCGCTGATCACCGTCGGCGCGGCGATTGCCGCGGCCCTGCTCTCCGACGACCAGCTGAACCGCCTGGAAGGAAAGATCGCCGAGCAGGTGCCGGGCATCTCCGGGCAGCTCGACTTCGGATCACTCGTGGACAACGC from Streptomyces spiramyceticus carries:
- a CDS encoding 2'-5' RNA ligase family protein, with the translated sequence MGTVTLGVSIAVPEPYGSLLQQRRASFGDPAAHGIPTHVTLLPPTEIDASLLPAVEAHLAAVAASGRSFPMRLSGTGTFRPLSPVVFVQVVEGAAACAWLQKRVRDASGPLVRELHFPYHPHVTVAHGISEEGMDRAYEELSEYEAEWACSGFALYEQGADGVWRKLCEYAFGGGTAGVVPAQNSPVDEPAAPSLRS
- a CDS encoding decaprenyl-phosphate phosphoribosyltransferase — protein: MSERGITALVTQPLHSPPGDPVRRSLSLSGGLLRTARPRQWVKNTLVVAAPAAAGELASRHTLTQLAVVFVLFTAAASAVYLINDARDAEADRAHPVKCRRAVAAGQVPASVAYTAGFLLALLAPAAAVLLCNPMTAALLTVYVVMQLAYCIWFKHVLVVDLVVVTSGFLMRAMIGGVALQIPLSRWFLITAGFGALFMVAAKRYSEAVQMEDRAQSPGATRALLGEYTTGYLRFVWQLAAGVAVLGYCLWALESGGTANGSLLPWRQLSLIAFILAVLRYAVFADRGTAGAPAARTLDLATEGKRIPWTG
- a CDS encoding decaprenylphospho-beta-D-erythro-pentofuranosid-2-ulose 2-reductase, which codes for MKDAFGTPQSLLILGGTSAIGLATARRLVARRTRTVWLAGRPSPALESAAAGLRALGADVRTVAFDALDSTSHEEVLGKVFAEGDIDMVLLAFGILGDQARDEAEPLAAVRVAQTNYTGAVSAGLVCANALQEQGHGSLVVLSSVAGERARRANFIYGSSKAGLDAFTQGLGDALHGTGVHVMVVRPGFVRSKMTAGRAETPLATTPEAVAAAIELGLRRRSETVWVPGALRLVMSALRHVPRPLFRRMSAY
- a CDS encoding FAD-binding oxidoreductase encodes the protein MSVDTVSVTGWGRTAPTTARLIRPRSYEEAAAAVVECAAHGARGGIARGLGRAYGDAAQNAGGSVLDMTGLDRIRRIDAEAGVVVCDAGVSLHRLMEVLLPLGWFVPVTPGTRYVTVGGAIGADIHGKNHHGSGSFSRHVLSFDLLTADGEVRTVPSGTDLFDATAGGMGLTGVILSATVQLLPVETSLMCVDTERASDLDDLMARLTADDHRYRYSVAWIDLLARGASTGRSVLTRGEHAPLDALPSRARRSPLAFSPGRLPAAPRFVPDGLLGRTTVGLFNELRYRTAPRARRTGEIQKLSAFFHPLDGVPHWNRLYGRSGFVQYQFVVGYGQEDALRRIVRRISSCTGGGRGCPSFLAVLKWFGDGDPGWLSFPMPGWTLALDIPANLSGLGAFLDELDEEVAAAGGRVYLAKDSRLRPEMLAPMYPKLARFRALRAELDPLGVFTSDLSRRLSL
- the trpS gene encoding tryptophan--tRNA ligase — protein: MASDRPRVLSGIQPTAGSFHLGNYLGAVRQWVALQESHDAFYMVVDLHAITVPQDPAALRANTRLAVAQLLAAGLDPDRCTLFVQSHVPEHAQLGWVMNCFTGFGEASRMTQFKDKSAKQGSDRATVGLFTYPILQVADILLYQADQVPVGEDQRQHIELTRDLAERFNGRFGDTFTVPAPYILKETGKIFDLQDPAIKMSKSASTPKGLINLLDEPKATAKKIKSAVTDTDTVIRYDAVEKPGVSNLLSIYSTLTGATVAELEKKYEGKMYGALKTDLAEVMVDFVTPFRTRTQEYLDDPETLDSILAKGAEKARAVAAETLAQAYDKVGLLPAKH
- a CDS encoding phosphatase PAP2 family protein encodes the protein MREADRRLLSAMRDCGTDPHVAAAARGLSWCGEHGAVWIAAGLLGAGADHDHRRAWLRGTALIGAAHLASMAVKLAVRRARPQLPALEPLVRTAGRHSFPSSHAASAAAAAVAFGALRPGGGNIAAPLAAAMCVSRLVAGVHYPTDVAAGALLGGLTAGLGAAWMTRPAAAPDGGAGSV
- the glyA gene encoding serine hydroxymethyltransferase gives rise to the protein MTLPLSHPALSATDPELAALVGAEEQLQADTLRLIPSENYVSQAVLEASGTVLQNKYSEGYAGRRYYEGQQNIDQVERLATARAKALFGVDHANVQPYSGSPANLAVYLAFAEPGDTVMGMALPMGGHLTHGWGVSVTGKWFRGVQYGVRQTANPETNGRIDFDEVRDLALKERPKLIFCGGTALPRTIDFAAFAEIARESGAVLVADVAHIAGLIVGGAHPSPVPHADVISTTTHKTLRGPRGAMLMSREEHAKAIDKAVFPGLQGGPHNQTTAAIAVALHEAAQPSFRDYAHAVVANAKALAEALLARGFDLVSGGTDNHLILMDLTNKDVPGKVAAKALDRAGIVVNYNTVPYDPRKPFDPSGIRIGTPSLTSRGLGTEHMPAVADWIDRGVTAARTGDEDALAGIRAEVADLMAAFPAPGLPTD